A genomic stretch from Nitrospinota bacterium includes:
- a CDS encoding MoaD/ThiS family protein has protein sequence MSYTVYFRLYEELSDYLPVSKRKTIFSLSLKSPTTIDEAICSLGVPLEEVDLVLVNSESVPFDHIIAEGDKISIYPIFESLDISSVTRLRDKPLIKYSKNSKKYTP, from the coding sequence ATGAGCTACACTGTATATTTTCGCCTTTATGAAGAGCTGAGTGATTATCTTCCTGTGAGTAAGAGAAAAACAATTTTCAGCCTATCTCTAAAAAGTCCAACCACCATTGATGAGGCAATTTGCTCTCTGGGAGTGCCACTTGAAGAGGTTGATCTTGTTCTTGTCAACAGCGAATCAGTTCCCTTTGACCATATTATTGCTGAGGGAGATAAAATCAGTATATACCCTATTTTTGAGTCCTTGGATATTAGCAGTGTAACAAGACTTAGAGATAAACCTTTAATTAAATACTCTAAAAATTCAAAAAAGTATACACCTTGA